In Macrobrachium rosenbergii isolate ZJJX-2024 chromosome 4, ASM4041242v1, whole genome shotgun sequence, one genomic interval encodes:
- the LOC136830573 gene encoding uncharacterized protein has protein sequence MDASKSRARRILDKALHENAEKRRKMDLENRQSNVKHWLIANNFGEERNEDYDETPDNFYDDDDSVKDPNFEVTDETCSVSSSSTISRENNSKHEIRLKGNQEAEHPREEEGSQEAENQRDEQPCQTQ, from the exons ATGGATGCATCTAAATCACGTGCTCGTCGAATTCTTGACAAAGCATTACacgaaaatgcagagaaaagaagaaaaatggacctgGAAAACCGCCAAAGTAATGTCAAACACTGGCTTATTGCTAATAACTTtggagaggaaagaaatgaag ATTATGATGAGACGCCTGATAAtttctatgatgatgatgatagtgtaaAAGATCCAAATTTTGAAGTTACTGATGAAACCTGCAGTGTATCGTCTTCGTCCACAATTTCTCGTGAAAATAACAGTAAGCATGAGATTAGACTTAAGGGCAATCAAGAAGCAGAACATCCAAGAGAGGAAGAGGGCAGTCAAGAAGCTGAAAATCAAAGAGATGAACAACCTTGCCAAACTCAATGA